In Deinococcus maricopensis DSM 21211, the sequence CCTCCCACCCGTGCAGCTGCGCCTGCGCGGCACCGGGTACTTCCCGAACGAGGGCAGCCCCCGCGTGTGGTTCGTGAAGGTGGACGCCCCGGAACTCACGACGCTCGCCGCGGACCTCCGCACAGGCCTCGCGGACCTTGGCGTGAACACCGACGACCTGCCGTTCAAGGCGCACGTCACGCTCGCGCGCAAAAAAGGCCCCGCGCCGCGCCTCGCCCCGAAAACCTTCGACCTCGCCTGGGACGCCGGCGCGTTCAGCCTCGTGCAGAGCACCCTGCGCAAAACCGGGCCGATCTACGAAACCCTGAGCATCTTCAAATTCCGCGGCGAACCGCCCGCGCCCCACAGCGACCCGGCCCCCACGGAAGTCCCAACGCCCGCCGCAGACCCCGACCCCCCCACGCCAACGGAGGCGAACCATGGATAACGACAAAATGAAGGCCATTCAAACCGCGATGAGCCAGATCGAGAAGCAATTCGGCAAGGGCAGCATCATGAAGCTCGGCGCCGAAAGCAAACTCGACGTGCAGGCCGTCAGCACCGGTAGCCTCTCGCTCGACCTCGCGCTCGGCGTGGGCGGCATCCCCAAGGGCCGCATCACCGAAATCTACGGCCCGGAATCCGGCGGGAAGACCACCCTCGCGCTCAGCATCATCGCGCAGTCCCAGAAGGCCGGCGGCACCTGCGCCTTCATTGACGCCGAACACGCCCTCGACCCCGTGTACGCCCGCGCGCTCGGCGTGAACACCGACGAACTGCTCGTGTCCCAGCCGGACAACGGCGAGCAGGCGCTCGAAATCATGGAACTGCTCGTCCGCAGCGGCGCCATTGACGTCGTCGTCGTCGACAGCGTCGCCGCCCTCACGCCCCGCGCGGAAATCGAAGGCGAAATGGGCGACAGCCTCCCCGGCCTGCAGGCCCGCCTGATGAGCCAGGCGCTGCGCAAACTCACCGCGGTCCTCAGCAAGACCGGCACCGCCGCCATCTTCATCAACCAGGTCCGCGAGAAGATCGGCGTGATGTACGGCAACCCCGAAACCACCACGGGTGGCCGCGCGCTGAAGTTCTACTCCAGCGTCCGCCTGGACGTCCGCAAGATCGGCCAGCCCACCAAGGTCGGCAACGACGCCGTCGCCAACACCGTGAAGGTCAAGACCGTCAAGAACAAGGTCGCCGCGCCCTTCAAGGAAGTCGAACTGGCCCTCGTGTACGGCAAGGGCTTCGACCAGCTCAGCGACCTCGTCACGCTCGCCAGCGACATGGACATCATCAAGAAGGCCGGCAGCTTCTACAGCTACGGTGACGAACGCATCGGCCAGGGCAAGGAAAAAGCCATCGCCTACATCGCCGAACGCCCCGAAATGGAACGCGAAATCCGCGAGCGCGTTCTGAACGCCATCCGCGAAGGCCGCGACAACGCGACCCTCACGAACGCGCCCGCCGCCGAAGCGACCGCCGAAGCCTAAACCCAACCCTTACCGATCGCGCGCGGCCCCCGGCTGCGCGCGGCCTTTTTTCGCCCCGCGAGAGGGCCGGTGTACACTAAGCGTGGGCGCCAACAATCACCAGGCGGCACCCGCAGGACAGCGTTGATTTTCAGGCGCGCTCCGCTGACCGGCGAGCGCGCCGTAACGAACCGAAAGGAGCCTCAATGAGTGCAACGATCTACGTGTTGATCGGGCTCCTGATCGGTGTGGCGGTCGGGGGCTTCGTATTTTTCACGCTGGGCAGACGCCAGCGGGCCGCGCTGGATGACGCCCAGCAGCGGGCCGCGCGCGCGGAAGCGGACCAGATCCGCGCCGACGCCGAAACGCACGCACGCCGCGTGCGCGAAGAAGCGAACAGCGAAGCCGAACGTCTGCGCGAAGTCGCGCAGCGCATGCAACTCGACGCCGCACGCCGCTCTCAGGAAGCCGAACGTCAGGAAGCACACGCGAACGCGCAACGCGACGCCGCCGTGCAACAAACCCAGCGCGAACGCGAGGCGCTGCTCGCCGACCGCGCCGAAACCAAACGCGAACGCGACGAACTCAAACGCGAAATCGAACGCCTCAACCGCCGCGCCGAACAGCTCGACGCGCGCGGCGAGAAACTCGACGCGCTCGAAGAGAAACTCGAACGCGAACAGGAACGCGTCCTCGACGAACTCGCCAGCATCGCCGAACGCGCACGCCAGGTGGACGTGCGTCTCATGGAAGTCGCCGGTCTCACCCCCGAAGCGGCGCGCGACCTGATCCTCGGCCGCCTCGACGCGGAACTCGAAGAGGAAAAGGCCGTGCGCGTGCGCGCCAGCATCGAGAAGGCCAGCGCCGAAGCGAAACGCACCGCGCGCAGCATCATCGCGCAGGCCATCCAGCGCAGCGCCAGCGAAACCAGCGCCGCCATGAGCGTCTCGGTGGTGCCCATCCCCTCCGACGCCATGAAAGGCCGCCTGATCGGCCGCGAAGGCCGCAACATCCGCGCGTTCGAAGCGCTCACCGGCGTGGACCTCATCATTGACGACACGCCCGAAGCGGTGATCCTCAGCAGCTTCAACCCGGTGCGCCGCGAAGTCGCGCGGCACGTCCTCGAAGGCCTCGTCGCGGACGGCCGCATCCACCCCACCCGCATCGAGGAAATGGTCCACAAGGCCCAGGACGACATGAAGGCGTTCATGCACAACCAGGGTGAGGAAGCCGCGCACGAAGCCGGCGTCCTTGGCGTGAAGCCCGGCCTGGTGCAGCTCCTGGGCCGCATGTACTTCCGCACCAGCTACGGCCAGAACGTCCTCAAGCACAGCGTGCAGGTTGCGCACCTCACTGGCATCATGGCCGCCGAACTGGGCCTGGACGACGCCATGGCGCGCCGCGCCGGCCTGATGCACGACGTCGGCAAAAGCATCGACCGCGAGATCGAGGGCACGCACGTTGAGATCGGCGTCAGCCTCGCGAAACGCTTCGGCGAGCCGTTCGAAGTCATTGACGCCATCGCGCACCACCACGACCCGGAAAACGGCGAGACGCTCTACAGCGTCCTCGTGGCCGCCGCGGACGCCATCAGCGCCGCCCGCCCCGGCGCACGCCGCGAGGAACTCGAAAGTTACATCAAACGCCTCGAGCAGCTGGAAAGCATCGCCGTGAGCTTCCCCGGCGTCAACCAGGCGTACGCCATCCAGGCGGGCCGCGAGGTGCGCGTCATCGTGCAGCCGGAAAAGGTCACGGACGCGCAGTCCACGCTGCTCGCCCGCGAAATCGCCGGCCGCATCGAGCAGGACATGGAGTACCCCGGCCAGGTGCAGGTCACGGTCGTGCGCGAAAGCCGCGCCGTCGAATACGCGAAGTAAAACCCGGAGTGACGTGCGCGGGGGCCCTGACGAACGCAGGGCCCCCGCGCACGTCAGGTTCCGCTGGTCTTGAGGCGCTCTTCAGATGCCTGCACAGCGCACACTGCGCAGCGAAACCCGTCAGCGATCCGACAAAGCGGCGAGCGCCCGCCGCGTACAACGGGAGGCAGGAGGTCACTTATGAAAACGTCATCCCTGCTGTACGCCGCTGGTTTCGCGTCCATCCTGCTGTCCGCCGTGAACTTCGCGCGCGGCAAGACCACGTCCGACTCCGGCAACGAACGGAACGGCATCTTCGTGGGGCACTGGGCACCGACCTTCTTCATTCTGGGGAAGGTCATGGAAGACCGCGAGGCGCGCGGCGACGAGCAGCCCCTGCACCTGTAAGGACCGAGGGCAGGGGCGGGGGTTCGGCCCCCGCCCCTGCCCCTTGCTGAGGCACATTGCCGGTGCGCGCAGCAAGGCCAACGCAGGTCTTTGAAGACAAGCCCTTGAGGGTCACAGCCGGGCCGAGCAGCTGCCCGGTTCCTCAACGGGTTAGCGGGCGAGGGCGTGGGCGTCCAGGACGGGCGCAGTGGCGAGTGCCTGCACGGCAGCGGTGAGGAGCGCGTCGTCCCCGCGGGCGAGGCGGGCGTAATCCTCGCTGACCGCCACGTCCGGCGTGAGGCTGGACGGGTACGGCGTGCCGTCGGGTTTCACGTAGTGCTGCACGGTGAGTTGCAGGGCGGCGTCGCCGGGCAGGCGGAACAGGCGGGTGGCGCTGTTGCCAACGCCGGCG encodes:
- the thpR gene encoding RNA 2',3'-cyclic phosphodiesterase, with the protein product MTGRPRTPRPAPRRPNGPNVQGDGTLRLFFGLKVPREIADELALAQRDLRGNWRAVRPDQLHVTLAFLPNVPPERLTDLKRLGTHLAANLPPVQLRLRGTGYFPNEGSPRVWFVKVDAPELTTLAADLRTGLADLGVNTDDLPFKAHVTLARKKGPAPRLAPKTFDLAWDAGAFSLVQSTLRKTGPIYETLSIFKFRGEPPAPHSDPAPTEVPTPAADPDPPTPTEANHG
- the rny gene encoding ribonuclease Y; this encodes MSATIYVLIGLLIGVAVGGFVFFTLGRRQRAALDDAQQRAARAEADQIRADAETHARRVREEANSEAERLREVAQRMQLDAARRSQEAERQEAHANAQRDAAVQQTQREREALLADRAETKRERDELKREIERLNRRAEQLDARGEKLDALEEKLEREQERVLDELASIAERARQVDVRLMEVAGLTPEAARDLILGRLDAELEEEKAVRVRASIEKASAEAKRTARSIIAQAIQRSASETSAAMSVSVVPIPSDAMKGRLIGREGRNIRAFEALTGVDLIIDDTPEAVILSSFNPVRREVARHVLEGLVADGRIHPTRIEEMVHKAQDDMKAFMHNQGEEAAHEAGVLGVKPGLVQLLGRMYFRTSYGQNVLKHSVQVAHLTGIMAAELGLDDAMARRAGLMHDVGKSIDREIEGTHVEIGVSLAKRFGEPFEVIDAIAHHHDPENGETLYSVLVAAADAISAARPGARREELESYIKRLEQLESIAVSFPGVNQAYAIQAGREVRVIVQPEKVTDAQSTLLAREIAGRIEQDMEYPGQVQVTVVRESRAVEYAK
- the recA gene encoding recombinase RecA — translated: MDNDKMKAIQTAMSQIEKQFGKGSIMKLGAESKLDVQAVSTGSLSLDLALGVGGIPKGRITEIYGPESGGKTTLALSIIAQSQKAGGTCAFIDAEHALDPVYARALGVNTDELLVSQPDNGEQALEIMELLVRSGAIDVVVVDSVAALTPRAEIEGEMGDSLPGLQARLMSQALRKLTAVLSKTGTAAIFINQVREKIGVMYGNPETTTGGRALKFYSSVRLDVRKIGQPTKVGNDAVANTVKVKTVKNKVAAPFKEVELALVYGKGFDQLSDLVTLASDMDIIKKAGSFYSYGDERIGQGKEKAIAYIAERPEMEREIRERVLNAIREGRDNATLTNAPAAEATAEA